The following coding sequences lie in one Prevotella sp. oral taxon 299 str. F0039 genomic window:
- a CDS encoding SusC/RagA family TonB-linked outer membrane protein: MKKRLAMFLAGIFLCLGSALAQTKVSGVVIGATDNEPVIGATVTVAGTKIATVTDMDGKFSLSVNESNPKVIISYIGMVTQTLKGTTNMKVLLKSDAQLLSDVVVTGLTKTDRRLFTGATDKVDASKARLSGVADISRSLEGQAAGVSVQNVSGTFGSAPKIRVRGATSIYGSSKPLWVVDGVIMEDVSNVGADDLASGNPETLISSAIAGLNSDDIESFQILKDGSATSIYGARAMAGVIVVTTKKGKQGQAHFNYTGEFTSRLVPSYSNFDILNSQDQMGIYRELKDKGWLNLSNVLNGSDYGVYGKMYELINSYNKRAGRFELENTEEARNAYLQQAEFRNTDWFKELFSPAIMQSHAVSLSGGTAKSNYYASMSALLDPGWYKQSNVNRYTANFNVSHQILNNLTLNVIGGASYRKQRAPGTLGQDVDVAGGEVRRDFDINPYSYALNTSRALDPRAFYVANYAPFNIFHELNNNYIDLNVLDSKFQFELKYKPIKNLELAVLGAFKYAASSQEHLVKDRSNQAEAYRAMGTAVIRESNKYLYKDPDNPYKLPLSILPNGGIYHKSENRMSDYDFRATANYNNTFDKVHIMNLFGGMESKDIHRTRSGFEGWGMQFDAGETPFYVYPYFKKQVEEGNSYYSLANTTSRSVAFFTNGTYSYKGKYVFNGTYRYEGSNQMGRSSKARWMSTWNVSGSWNVHEEKWFDKLKPLSHLTLRTSYSLTGTPPDISYTNSTAIFLSYNPHRLFTEDKESAIGLDKLGNIDLTYEKKNELNLGVDFGLWRDRLNVTFDVYTRNNFDEMGPMITQGVGGEIIRAANVAEMHSNGMELSVSSTNIKTKDFSWVTNFIYSYTNTKITKLYNQGSVINLVSGNGFALKGYPARSLFSIPFVGISDEGAPLFRNEKGEITSTDINFQERSKTNFLKYEGPTDPIYTGSLGNVFSYKGFHLNVFMTYSFGNVVRLDPKFKAFYNDLSSMTHTFVNRWATSGDEAHTNVPGILSYRQYTSDKNLRIGYNAYNFSDVRVAKGDFIRLKEISLAYDFPRTWFSNTPINNLSVKLQATNLFLLYADKKLNGQDPEFFNVGGVASPMPKQFTLTVKVGL; encoded by the coding sequence ATGAAGAAAAGACTAGCTATGTTTTTAGCTGGCATTTTCCTTTGCTTAGGAAGTGCTTTAGCTCAAACTAAAGTCTCTGGAGTGGTTATTGGTGCTACTGATAACGAGCCTGTTATTGGTGCAACTGTTACAGTTGCAGGCACAAAAATAGCTACAGTGACCGACATGGATGGAAAGTTTTCGCTTTCAGTGAATGAAAGTAATCCAAAAGTAATTATTAGTTATATTGGTATGGTTACTCAAACTCTTAAAGGAACCACCAATATGAAAGTGTTATTGAAAAGTGATGCACAATTATTATCAGACGTTGTGGTAACTGGTTTAACTAAAACCGACAGACGTTTGTTTACTGGTGCTACCGACAAAGTAGATGCATCGAAAGCACGTTTGAGCGGCGTTGCAGACATTAGTCGTTCTCTTGAAGGACAAGCTGCAGGTGTTTCAGTTCAGAATGTTAGTGGTACATTTGGTTCTGCACCTAAAATTCGTGTTCGTGGAGCAACCTCTATTTATGGTAGTTCTAAACCTCTTTGGGTAGTAGATGGTGTTATTATGGAAGATGTTTCTAACGTAGGAGCAGACGATTTGGCTTCTGGTAATCCCGAAACACTTATCAGTTCTGCTATTGCAGGCTTGAACTCTGATGATATTGAGAGCTTCCAAATCCTTAAAGACGGTTCTGCTACATCTATATATGGTGCTCGTGCCATGGCAGGTGTGATTGTTGTAACTACTAAAAAGGGTAAACAAGGACAAGCACATTTTAACTATACAGGTGAATTTACATCTCGTTTAGTTCCTTCTTATTCTAACTTTGATATATTGAATTCACAAGATCAAATGGGCATCTATCGTGAATTAAAAGATAAGGGTTGGTTAAATCTATCTAATGTGTTGAACGGAAGCGACTACGGAGTGTATGGAAAGATGTATGAACTCATTAACTCTTATAACAAAAGAGCAGGTCGTTTCGAACTTGAAAATACAGAAGAGGCTCGTAATGCTTATTTACAACAAGCCGAATTTAGAAATACCGATTGGTTTAAAGAGCTTTTCTCGCCTGCAATTATGCAGAGCCATGCAGTGAGTTTGAGTGGCGGTACAGCAAAATCAAACTACTATGCTTCTATGAGTGCATTGCTCGATCCAGGTTGGTACAAGCAAAGTAACGTAAATAGATACACTGCAAATTTTAATGTTTCACACCAAATCCTTAATAACCTTACATTAAATGTAATTGGTGGTGCTTCTTATCGTAAGCAAAGAGCACCAGGAACACTAGGACAAGACGTTGATGTTGCAGGCGGTGAAGTGCGCCGTGATTTCGATATTAACCCGTATTCATACGCATTGAACACATCAAGAGCACTCGATCCACGTGCTTTTTATGTTGCAAACTACGCTCCTTTCAATATTTTCCACGAATTAAATAACAACTACATCGATCTTAATGTGCTCGATTCTAAATTCCAATTTGAATTGAAATATAAGCCTATTAAGAATTTAGAACTTGCTGTTCTTGGTGCATTTAAATATGCCGCAAGCTCTCAAGAGCATCTTGTTAAAGACAGATCAAATCAAGCAGAGGCTTATAGAGCAATGGGTACAGCTGTAATTCGTGAGTCAAATAAGTATCTATATAAAGACCCAGACAATCCATATAAATTGCCTTTGAGTATTCTTCCCAATGGAGGTATCTACCATAAGTCCGAAAATAGGATGAGTGATTACGACTTCCGTGCCACAGCAAACTATAATAATACCTTCGATAAGGTGCATATTATGAATCTATTTGGTGGTATGGAAAGTAAAGATATCCACAGAACACGTAGCGGTTTTGAAGGTTGGGGTATGCAATTCGATGCAGGTGAAACACCATTCTATGTGTATCCATACTTCAAAAAGCAAGTAGAAGAGGGTAATAGCTATTATTCTTTGGCTAACACCACATCACGTTCGGTGGCTTTCTTCACCAATGGTACCTACTCATATAAAGGTAAATACGTGTTTAATGGAACCTATCGTTATGAAGGCTCAAACCAAATGGGACGTAGTAGTAAGGCTCGTTGGATGTCAACATGGAATGTTTCTGGCTCTTGGAACGTGCATGAAGAAAAGTGGTTCGACAAACTTAAGCCACTATCTCACTTGACATTACGCACGTCTTATAGCTTAACAGGTACACCACCAGACATCTCTTATACTAATTCTACAGCAATATTTTTATCTTATAATCCTCATCGTTTGTTCACAGAAGATAAAGAAAGTGCGATTGGTCTAGATAAATTAGGCAATATAGACTTAACTTATGAGAAGAAGAACGAGTTGAACTTAGGGGTAGACTTTGGCTTATGGCGTGACCGCTTGAATGTTACTTTCGACGTTTATACCCGTAATAACTTCGATGAAATGGGACCAATGATTACTCAAGGCGTTGGAGGTGAGATCATAAGAGCCGCAAACGTGGCAGAGATGCACTCTAATGGTATGGAACTTAGCGTTTCTTCAACTAATATTAAGACCAAAGATTTCTCTTGGGTAACCAACTTTATCTATTCATATACCAACACAAAGATTACAAAGTTATACAACCAAGGAAGCGTTATCAACCTAGTTAGCGGAAATGGATTTGCTTTGAAGGGCTATCCTGCACGCTCTTTGTTCTCAATTCCATTCGTTGGTATTAGTGATGAGGGTGCGCCTTTGTTCAGAAACGAGAAAGGTGAGATTACATCTACAGATATTAACTTCCAAGAAAGATCCAAAACAAACTTCTTAAAGTATGAAGGTCCAACCGATCCAATATACACAGGATCACTAGGAAATGTATTCTCTTATAAAGGATTCCATCTAAATGTCTTTATGACTTACTCATTTGGAAACGTTGTTCGTTTGGATCCTAAGTTCAAAGCCTTCTATAACGACTTGTCTTCTATGACACATACATTCGTAAATAGATGGGCAACATCAGGCGACGAAGCGCATACTAACGTGCCAGGAATATTAAGTTACCGCCAATACACATCAGACAAGAACCTCAGAATAGGTTATAATGCTTATAACTTCTCAGATGTTCGTGTTGCAAAAGGTGACTTCATTCGTTTGAAAGAGATTTCTCTTGCTTATGATTTCCCAAGAACATGGTTCTCAAACACACCTATTAATAATTTATCTGTTAAGCTTCAAGCAACCAACTTGTTCTTACTTTATGCAGATAAGAAGTTAAATGGACAAGACCCTGAGTTCTTTAATGTAGGTGGAGTGGCTTCTCCTATGCCAAAACAATTTACCCTTACAGTTAAAGTTGGACTATAA
- a CDS encoding RagB/SusD family nutrient uptake outer membrane protein, which produces MSNRKYILGCFVALIALFTSCNNYLDKQPDSRQTIDSEEKASKLLVSAYPLAHPAYLFEMYSDNTDEHDNPSWTSADRFQEQAYYWKDITEIANQETPQQLWNTHYTAIATANEVLELADKPENKGKYATQRGEALLCRAYSMFQLANIFCQAYNPLTASKELGLPYPTKPERTVKATYTRGTLDSLYVKIENDLLKGIELVGDNYEVPKMHFTPEAANAFAARFYLYYRKYDKAIDYATKVLGSNPESKLRDWASWDKLESNGQIQTNAYVKANQKANILLQVVASEWGAVNGPTIIGNRYSHGSLLSKTETLQAPGPWGDDGDGLNVSVWFANTLSKYILRKVPLSIKYVDIHAGTGMAYSEFAVFTADETLLTRAEAYALTGNYAAALNDVNTELLALSKKKVQLTLPQIQTYYAAVPYYTPKKPSIKKALHTDFSIDATTQEPLLQTILQLKRIVTLHEGLRLQDIKRYGITVYRRKLGTRNEVKEVTDSLTAGDLRLAIQLPQDVIAAGLQANPRKN; this is translated from the coding sequence ATGAGTAATAGAAAATATATACTAGGTTGTTTCGTTGCATTAATTGCCCTATTTACTAGCTGTAATAATTATTTAGATAAACAACCCGATAGTAGACAAACAATAGATAGCGAAGAAAAGGCTTCTAAGTTATTGGTATCTGCTTATCCACTTGCGCACCCTGCCTATCTCTTTGAAATGTATTCGGATAACACCGATGAGCATGATAATCCCTCATGGACATCTGCAGATCGTTTTCAAGAGCAGGCTTATTATTGGAAAGACATTACAGAAATAGCCAATCAAGAAACTCCTCAGCAGCTATGGAACACTCATTATACTGCCATTGCTACAGCAAATGAGGTGCTAGAACTTGCAGATAAACCTGAAAACAAAGGCAAATATGCAACTCAAAGGGGCGAAGCTCTTCTTTGTAGAGCATATAGTATGTTCCAACTTGCCAATATTTTTTGTCAAGCATACAACCCTCTTACGGCCTCAAAAGAACTTGGTTTACCTTATCCAACAAAGCCAGAGCGAACCGTAAAGGCAACTTACACTCGTGGAACTCTTGATAGTTTGTATGTAAAGATAGAGAACGATTTATTAAAGGGAATCGAACTTGTTGGCGACAACTATGAAGTTCCAAAGATGCACTTCACTCCTGAGGCTGCAAATGCATTCGCTGCTCGTTTCTATCTCTATTATAGAAAGTACGACAAGGCGATTGATTATGCTACAAAGGTATTAGGTTCTAATCCTGAAAGCAAGCTACGTGACTGGGCAAGTTGGGATAAATTAGAGTCAAATGGACAAATTCAAACCAATGCTTACGTCAAAGCCAACCAAAAAGCCAATATTCTTTTGCAGGTAGTAGCAAGTGAATGGGGGGCAGTTAATGGTCCAACAATTATCGGTAACAGATATTCTCACGGCTCATTGCTATCTAAAACAGAAACACTTCAGGCTCCTGGACCTTGGGGAGACGATGGAGATGGCCTCAATGTCAGCGTTTGGTTTGCCAACACACTTTCTAAGTATATTTTAAGAAAGGTGCCATTGTCTATTAAATATGTAGATATTCATGCAGGTACTGGTATGGCTTATTCAGAATTTGCAGTATTTACAGCCGACGAAACTTTGTTAACAAGAGCGGAAGCTTATGCTTTAACAGGTAATTACGCTGCGGCTTTAAATGATGTGAACACCGAGTTATTAGCGCTTTCAAAGAAGAAAGTGCAGCTAACTCTTCCACAAATTCAAACCTATTATGCAGCCGTTCCTTATTACACACCAAAGAAACCAAGTATAAAGAAAGCACTTCACACCGATTTTAGTATTGATGCAACAACTCAAGAACCATTGCTTCAAACCATACTTCAATTGAAACGAATTGTTACTTTGCACGAAGGTTTGCGTTTGCAAGACATCAAACGCTATGGAATAACAGTTTATCGTCGTAAGTTAGGAACAAGAAACGAAGTGAAAGAAGTAACAGACTCGCTTACAGCAGGCGACCTCCGATTAGCAATTCAGCTTCCTCAAGATGTTATTGCTGCTGGTCTTCAAGCCAATCCACGTAAAAATTAA
- a CDS encoding putative zinc-binding metallopeptidase, with translation MNKKVISFISLVFIALAFVACSDEGPKQPSIFPTKPVNRNNFEQWLLKNYTYPYNVEVQYKLVDGETDINYTLSPADSAKSAQLAIIIKYLWFDAYNEVAGPELVKQSAPRVLQMVGSSAFTRQQTEVVGTAEGGYKVSLYKVNDLTPEVLKDYKLMRLYYFHTMHHEFTHILNQLKPYDSQYDRITESDYVSGNWYGKSQRVAHRLGFVSPYAMDQGREDFAEMLSYYVTLSEAEWNDILQDAGTKGASLIKQKLEMVRSYMSTSWNVDIDELRTAVLRRAGQIEKLDLTTLK, from the coding sequence ATGAATAAGAAAGTCATATCATTTATAAGCTTAGTATTTATTGCTTTAGCCTTTGTTGCATGTTCCGACGAAGGTCCAAAGCAACCAAGTATATTCCCAACAAAGCCTGTTAATAGAAACAATTTTGAGCAATGGTTGCTTAAGAATTACACCTATCCATACAATGTAGAGGTGCAGTATAAGTTGGTTGATGGCGAAACAGACATCAACTACACACTTTCGCCAGCCGATTCAGCAAAAAGTGCACAGCTAGCCATCATCATTAAGTATCTATGGTTCGATGCTTACAACGAAGTAGCAGGTCCAGAGCTTGTAAAGCAAAGTGCTCCAAGAGTATTGCAGATGGTTGGTTCCTCAGCATTCACACGTCAACAAACCGAAGTTGTGGGAACTGCTGAGGGTGGATATAAGGTTTCTTTATATAAAGTGAATGATCTTACACCAGAGGTGTTGAAAGATTATAAGCTTATGCGACTTTATTATTTCCACACAATGCACCATGAGTTCACTCACATTCTCAATCAGTTAAAGCCTTATGATAGTCAATACGACCGTATAACCGAGTCGGATTATGTAAGCGGAAACTGGTATGGTAAGTCACAAAGAGTTGCTCATCGCCTTGGATTCGTATCGCCATATGCAATGGATCAAGGTAGAGAAGACTTTGCAGAGATGCTGTCTTACTATGTAACTCTTAGCGAAGCAGAATGGAACGACATTCTTCAAGATGCAGGAACTAAAGGTGCTTCGCTCATAAAGCAAAAGCTCGAGATGGTGAGAAGCTATATGAGTACATCGTGGAATGTAGATATCGACGAGCTTAGAACAGCAGTATTGCGTCGTGCAGGACAAATAGAAAAGTTAGATTTAACCACCTTAAAATAA
- a CDS encoding DUF4302 domain-containing protein, which produces MKKLHIYLLLPLLSLLLNACLKDNTEAFSTSTALRLDEAAKQSKELLESSETGWILNYYTGRDYSNAGRTLLLKFKDGKATIMGDLTGPEVTSKSDYDVVKDQGIVLTFNTNNEVLHSLTQAALREPEGKQGDYEFLILKQTQDSIYLRGKRWHNNMVLTKLPKDTKWEEYMTGALTVKESLAVNTFKFILGNDTIADGTIDPTSTRLNAEIKGITYDMPFTFTNKGIHLQRPLVVNGVSYSDLTWNAETNALENGDFKAALFIPKGFKPIDFWYGTWTVAFTNTTRVRMNITLTLKPGDGKQYLNGTLDVTVRNGRQSSTTHYPMTLGYNVANGGIYLGAQSVTDPTGKFAGGIRLLPLVINGNKADLVDDGVLTYIWNEDTETAVLTDTGEGSRPVDSFVGFGLGDNLQLILDEHNDPARAFYVPKAVELRNHKPLN; this is translated from the coding sequence ATGAAGAAATTACATATATATTTATTATTGCCCCTTCTTTCATTGTTGCTCAATGCTTGTTTGAAAGACAACACCGAAGCATTTAGTACATCTACAGCCCTTCGTTTAGATGAGGCTGCAAAGCAAAGCAAGGAATTATTAGAATCATCTGAAACAGGTTGGATTCTTAATTACTACACTGGTAGAGATTATTCTAATGCTGGTCGCACCCTTCTTTTAAAGTTTAAAGATGGCAAAGCAACCATTATGGGCGATTTAACTGGTCCAGAAGTCACCTCAAAGTCAGATTACGACGTGGTGAAAGATCAAGGAATCGTATTAACATTTAACACCAATAACGAAGTACTTCACTCGCTAACACAAGCTGCTTTGCGTGAGCCCGAAGGCAAACAAGGCGACTATGAATTCTTGATTCTTAAGCAAACACAAGATAGCATTTATCTTCGTGGAAAGCGTTGGCACAACAACATGGTGCTAACCAAATTGCCTAAAGACACCAAATGGGAAGAGTATATGACCGGAGCATTGACCGTGAAGGAATCGCTTGCAGTAAATACATTTAAGTTTATACTTGGAAACGATACCATTGCTGACGGGACTATCGACCCAACCAGCACTCGTTTAAATGCAGAAATCAAGGGTATAACCTATGATATGCCTTTCACTTTCACCAACAAGGGTATTCACTTGCAACGTCCACTCGTTGTAAATGGGGTGTCGTATAGCGACTTAACATGGAATGCAGAGACCAATGCGTTAGAAAATGGCGATTTCAAAGCTGCCTTATTTATACCTAAGGGCTTTAAACCAATCGACTTCTGGTATGGAACTTGGACTGTTGCTTTCACCAATACAACAAGAGTTCGTATGAATATTACACTCACATTGAAACCTGGTGATGGCAAACAATACCTCAATGGAACATTAGATGTAACTGTACGTAACGGCAGACAATCTAGCACAACACATTATCCTATGACCTTAGGATATAACGTTGCGAATGGAGGTATATATCTTGGAGCTCAATCTGTCACCGATCCTACAGGTAAATTTGCGGGTGGTATTCGTCTTCTTCCTTTGGTTATCAATGGCAATAAGGCAGACCTTGTAGACGATGGCGTCCTTACTTATATCTGGAATGAAGATACAGAAACGGCTGTTTTAACCGACACTGGCGAAGGAAGTCGTCCTGTAGACTCATTTGTTGGATTTGGATTAGGCGATAACCTACAGCTTATTCTCGACGAACATAACGACCCTGCACGTGCATTCTATGTACCAAAGGCTGTTGAACTCAGAAATCATAAACCCCTAAATTAA
- a CDS encoding BACON domain-containing protein codes for MKYINRFLKSLILATCCFAFVACSDENTPTTNTLEIEASNTFFNVEGGRKEVLLANTAAKAYAQDSWLHVQTDGKKVVLTAGLNTSTQSRNTLLTIKNEAGDSVRLNILQEGIYYGLPQDQTILEDDKAIERNMRVVSNVAMDYKATEDWIDVSYTNNVLTIKVKENTTGRPRVGWVTASLSPQALNASSITGEQPTLKPDSLKVVQASIDDFVGTYSQTALTVDSLQQLIPINSVVKIEKVNDKTANFVVDNTYTWEISFVKGVGFKMSNGKLGRVTQKTPKIKWYSLSVLVADDYRNGHATAINGVNDILPLTMNKSGELIFEDALGLNAERTFKSYGWNFYSTTKPDLGTLQGVDKVFIQPKLTRTN; via the coding sequence ATGAAATATATTAATCGTTTCTTAAAATCGCTCATCTTAGCAACATGTTGTTTTGCTTTTGTAGCGTGTAGCGATGAAAACACTCCAACAACCAATACGCTTGAGATTGAAGCTTCGAACACTTTCTTTAATGTAGAGGGTGGCAGAAAAGAAGTACTTCTTGCAAACACAGCCGCAAAAGCTTATGCACAAGACAGCTGGTTGCACGTTCAAACCGATGGAAAGAAAGTGGTTTTAACTGCTGGTTTGAATACTTCTACTCAGTCTAGAAATACACTTCTCACGATAAAGAACGAAGCTGGTGATTCTGTTCGTTTGAATATTTTGCAAGAAGGTATCTACTATGGTCTTCCACAAGATCAAACAATTCTTGAAGACGATAAGGCCATTGAACGCAACATGCGTGTTGTTTCAAATGTAGCTATGGACTATAAGGCTACAGAAGACTGGATTGATGTTTCTTATACCAATAACGTTTTAACCATAAAGGTAAAAGAAAACACCACAGGGCGTCCAAGAGTGGGATGGGTTACTGCATCGCTTAGTCCACAAGCCTTAAACGCAAGTAGTATAACTGGTGAACAGCCAACTCTTAAACCCGACTCGCTAAAGGTTGTACAAGCATCTATAGACGACTTTGTAGGAACCTACTCACAAACAGCTTTAACTGTTGATAGTTTGCAACAGCTTATTCCTATCAATAGTGTAGTGAAGATAGAGAAGGTGAACGACAAAACAGCTAACTTCGTTGTAGATAATACTTATACATGGGAAATTAGCTTTGTAAAGGGTGTTGGCTTTAAAATGAGCAACGGAAAGCTTGGTAGAGTGACTCAAAAGACACCAAAAATAAAGTGGTATTCGCTTTCTGTTCTCGTTGCAGACGACTATCGAAATGGACATGCTACTGCTATTAATGGTGTGAACGACATTCTTCCTTTGACGATGAATAAGAGTGGAGAACTTATATTTGAAGATGCTTTAGGACTGAATGCAGAGCGAACTTTCAAGTCTTATGGTTGGAACTTCTACTCTACAACCAAACCTGATTTAGGAACATTGCAGGGAGTTGATAAGGTGTTTATTCAACCAAAACTCACTCGAACAAATTAA
- a CDS encoding nitric-oxide reductase large subunit, with protein MTPKKLWLALAAVIIGSFAVLGFYGVEIFREMPPFPNKVVTEKGETLFEGQDIKDGQNVWQSVGGQTVGSVWGHGAYVAPDWTADYLHRESELMLNALAKKDGKEYSKLSEADKAKYKVLLQEELRKNTYDPNTGIITYSEMRAQVARELRNYYAKVFLNAPEMAKLRAAYAMRDKSIEAVDGLTAEQRLDKMDAFFAWSSWVCVTNRPGSDVSYTNNWPHDPVIGNTAPTSLHLWSGFSVLLLLFCVGILVYYYTQHKEEHVSKVPESDPMRELKPTASMRAVLKYIWVVGALMLVQMLSGVITAHYGVEGDAFFGLPIQNIFPYAVSRSWHVQLAILWIATSWLATGLYIAPAVSGVEPKYQALGVNVLFGALVFVVAGSLAGQWFGVMQKLGLVENFWLGHQGYEYVELGRLWQILLLTGLVLWLFLMIRALIPALKRKDENRHLLTLFVIASLAIAFFYAAGLMYGRQTHMAIAEYWRWWVVHLWVEGFFEVFATVVASFLFCRLGLLKVKSATISVLFSTIVFLAGGILGTFHHLYFSATPTAVLALGATFSALEIVPLVLIGIEAYHNYQLSKATPWIKAYKWPIYCFIAMCFWNFLGAGIFGFSINPPIALYFLQGLNTTAVHGHAALFGVYGILGIGLMLFVLRGLYPDYEWNDKLMGASFWCINIGLLLMTVVSILPIGILQAHESITNAYWSARSAEFMQQDIMQTLRWLRVPGDLFVAIGEVLLVLFIIGLQFGWSRKGRR; from the coding sequence ATGACACCAAAGAAACTATGGTTAGCGTTGGCTGCGGTCATAATTGGATCGTTTGCCGTTTTGGGCTTCTATGGCGTTGAAATCTTCCGTGAAATGCCACCATTTCCAAACAAAGTGGTGACAGAAAAAGGTGAAACGCTATTTGAAGGACAGGATATTAAAGATGGACAAAATGTGTGGCAATCGGTAGGTGGCCAAACAGTTGGTAGTGTTTGGGGACATGGAGCCTATGTTGCTCCCGACTGGACTGCCGATTATTTGCATCGTGAATCAGAACTAATGCTTAATGCATTGGCAAAGAAAGATGGTAAAGAATATTCTAAACTATCTGAAGCAGATAAGGCTAAATACAAAGTTCTATTACAAGAAGAATTGCGTAAAAATACTTATGATCCTAATACAGGTATTATAACTTATTCTGAAATGCGTGCACAAGTGGCTCGTGAGCTACGCAATTACTATGCAAAAGTGTTCTTGAATGCTCCTGAAATGGCAAAATTGCGTGCAGCTTATGCTATGCGTGATAAGTCTATTGAAGCAGTTGACGGACTAACAGCAGAGCAAAGATTAGATAAAATGGATGCATTCTTTGCTTGGTCGAGCTGGGTTTGCGTAACCAATAGACCAGGAAGCGACGTTAGTTACACCAACAACTGGCCTCACGATCCTGTAATTGGTAATACAGCTCCAACTTCATTACATCTTTGGTCGGGATTTAGTGTATTGCTATTGCTTTTCTGTGTAGGTATATTGGTATACTATTATACTCAACATAAAGAAGAACATGTATCAAAAGTTCCTGAAAGTGATCCTATGAGAGAACTCAAACCAACAGCTTCTATGCGTGCAGTTTTGAAATATATCTGGGTCGTAGGAGCATTGATGCTAGTGCAAATGCTTTCAGGAGTGATTACTGCTCACTATGGAGTAGAGGGTGATGCGTTCTTTGGATTACCAATTCAAAACATCTTCCCCTATGCAGTTTCACGTAGTTGGCATGTTCAATTAGCTATTCTTTGGATTGCAACATCTTGGTTAGCAACTGGTCTTTACATCGCTCCAGCTGTTTCTGGTGTTGAACCAAAGTATCAAGCACTTGGTGTAAATGTGCTCTTTGGTGCACTTGTGTTTGTTGTTGCTGGTTCACTAGCAGGTCAATGGTTTGGTGTTATGCAGAAACTTGGCTTGGTTGAGAACTTCTGGTTGGGACATCAAGGATATGAATATGTAGAGTTAGGACGCCTTTGGCAAATTCTTCTGCTTACAGGTTTGGTGCTTTGGCTATTCCTTATGATTCGTGCTTTGATTCCTGCTTTGAAACGAAAAGATGAAAATAGACACTTATTAACCCTTTTCGTTATTGCATCCCTTGCTATTGCTTTCTTCTATGCAGCAGGCTTAATGTATGGCAGACAAACACACATGGCAATTGCAGAGTATTGGCGTTGGTGGGTTGTTCACCTTTGGGTAGAAGGCTTCTTTGAAGTTTTCGCAACAGTTGTAGCATCATTCTTGTTCTGTAGATTAGGCCTATTGAAGGTGAAGAGCGCTACAATTTCTGTACTCTTCTCAACAATTGTGTTCCTTGCAGGTGGTATTTTAGGAACATTCCACCACCTTTACTTTAGTGCAACACCTACAGCTGTGTTGGCATTGGGTGCAACCTTCAGTGCATTAGAAATTGTTCCTTTGGTACTTATTGGTATCGAAGCATACCATAATTATCAATTAAGTAAGGCAACTCCATGGATTAAGGCATACAAATGGCCTATCTATTGCTTCATTGCAATGTGTTTCTGGAACTTCTTAGGTGCTGGTATCTTTGGTTTCTCAATCAATCCACCTATCGCTCTTTATTTCTTACAAGGTCTAAACACTACTGCAGTACACGGACACGCAGCTCTATTTGGAGTGTATGGTATTCTTGGTATCGGCTTAATGTTATTTGTTTTGCGTGGATTATATCCCGATTACGAATGGAACGACAAGTTAATGGGTGCTTCGTTCTGGTGTATTAACATTGGTTTGTTGTTGATGACTGTGGTAAGTATCTTGCCAATTGGTATCCTTCAAGCACACGAAAGTATCACAAACGCTTATTGGTCGGCACGTTCTGCAGAGTTTATGCAACAAGATATCATGCAAACTCTTCGTTGGTTACGTGTTCCTGGCGACTTGTTCGTTGCTATTGGCGAAGTGCTATTGGTTCTATTTATAATAGGATTGCAATTCGGTTGGTCTCGTAAAGGACGTCGATAA